In the genome of Bosea sp. BIWAKO-01, the window CGGTACGGCATTGCCACTGGTCAGGATCAACGCCGCGAACGTGCCCTTGGGCACCGGCTCGGAGAGGCGGACCACGTCGAAGAGCGGCGCCACGATCGGCTCATGGCCATGGGCGGTGAGCGCGCGGGCGCTGCGTTCGGCATCCGCCTGCGGTCTGAACACGAATACGCGCATGCGCCCTCCTGTCGCGTCGTTGGCGTTCATGGAACGCCCGGCCTCATGAGTAGATCCCCGCCGGAGCCCTGGCGCGCAAGGCGCGTCCGAGTTCGGCGCCACGTTCCGCGGCCTCGCCGACGGGACCGCTGCAGCTATCTTCGGCCACCGCTGTGCCGTCGGGCGAGAGCAGCAGCCCGCGCAAATGGAAGCGGTCGCCCTCGACGGTGGCATGACCAGCGATCGGTGTCCGGCAGGAACCATCGAGCTCGGTCAGGAAGGCGCGTTCGGCGGCGAGTGCGATGCCGGTGTCGCGGCAAAGGATTGGCTGCACGGCCTCCGCGCTTGCGGTGTCGCCGACGCGAACCGCAACCGCGATTGCACCCTGGCCGACGGCCGGAAGCGATTCCTCGATGGAAAGGATGCCGCTCGCCTTGTCGGCCAGCCCAAGCCGTTTCAGTCCGGCGATGGCGAGCAAGGTGGCATCGATCTCGCCACTCGCCACCTTCTCCAGCCGCCTTGCGACATTGCCGCGCAGCAGGACGATCTCGAGATCGGGCCGGATGCGCCTTAGCATGGCCTGGCGGCGCAGCGAGGCCGAACCGACGACCGCGCCCTGCGGCAGGTCCGCAACGCGGGAAATGCCACGTGCGATCAACGCATCGCGCACATCCTCGCGGGGGAGATAGCCAGCGATGGTGAGGCCGTCGGGCAATTTGGTGGGAAGATCCTTGGCGGAGTGGACAGCGTAGTCGATCCGGCTCTCGATCTGAGCCTGGTCGATCTCCTTGGTGAACAGACCCTTTCCGCCGGCCCCCGAGAGCGGGCGATCGCGAATGGAGTCCCCCGTCGTGACGATGATTTCGAGCGGCAGTTCTTCCTGTGCCCAGCCGTGAGCCTCGGCGAGGCGGCGCGCGAACTCATTGGCCTGCGCCAAGGCCAGGGGGCTGCCGCGCGTGCCGATGACAAAGCGGCCGACCTGGCGCCCGCGAACCGAAGCTGGGATCTCGTTCATTCTGTTTGCGTCTTCCTGATGCCGGCCGCTGGCCGGCGAACTCCACGGCCTCTTGGCCTTATGCTCCGTGGCGCACTATACGAGGGAATCCCCGGCGCGAAACCGTCGGAGCTTCGCCCGCCTCTCCTTGTGGCCTGTTCCGGCCGAAACCTGTCCGAGATTTGTCGATCGATCATGCGCGTTCTGGGGATAGAGACGACTTGTGACGAGACCGCGGCTGCAATCGTTGGCGTTGATCGCGCCGGCGAAGCCAAAATCCTGTCCAACGAGATCCTGAGTCAGATCGCCGCACATGCGGCTTATGGTGGCGTGGTGCCGGAGATCGCGGCGCGTGCGCATGTCGAGGCCATCGATCGAATCGTTGCTCGCGCCTTCGCGAATGCAGGACTCAAGCCCTCGGAGATCGACGCTGTCGCCGCTGCGGCCGGGCCGGGGCTGGTCGGCGGCGTCATGGTCGGGCTGACCACGGCAAAGGCGATCGCGCTGGTGACCGGCCGCCCCTTCATTGCGGTGAATCATCTCGAAGCGCATGCGCTGACGGCGCGGCTGACCGACGACGTTGCCTTTCCCTATCTGCTGCTGCTGGTCTCGGGCGGCCATACGCAGCTCCTGGCGGTGCGCGGCGTCGGCGACTATCTGCGCCTCGGAGGCACCATCGACGACGCTGTCGGCGAGGCTTTCGACAAGATCGCAAAGATGCTCGGCCTGGCCTATCCGGGCGGCCCCTCGGTCGAGCGGGAAGCCGAGAAGGGCGATCCCGAACGCTTCGAGTTTCCGCGGCCCATGGCCGGGCGCCCCAATCCCGATTTTTCGCTTTCCGGTCTCAAGACTGCGGTCAGGCTGGTGGCCGAACGGATTGCGCCGCTTTCGGACCGCGATGTCGCCGATCTCTGCGCCTCCTTCCAGGCCGCAGTCGTCGACGTGCTGGTCGACCGCACGCGGGCTGGTCTGCGCGCTTGCCGCGGTGCCGGGATCATGCCCACGGCCTTGGTGGTCGCCGGTGGCGTTGCCGCCAACCAACCGATCCGGCGCGGACTGACCCGGTTTGCGACCGAGGCCGGGCTGCCGATGGTCGCGCCACCGGTCGCGCTTTGCGGCGATAATGGCGCGATGATCGCATGGGCCGGGCTTGAGAGGCTGAGGCTCGGGCTGGTCGACGACATGAGCGCGGTTGCCCGGCCACGCTGGCCGCTGGACGAACTCAAGGCCAAAGCGTGATCCGTGAGCGACGTGAGCGCGCTAAGATGAGCAAGGCCTTCCAGACGATCGGAGTCGTTGGCGGCGGCTCCTTCGGTGCCGCACTGGCTCTGGCCGCGGCACGCGCCGGGCGAAACGTGCTGCTCTGGGCGCGCGATCCCGACGCGATCGCGGCCATGCGCGAACGCCGTGAGGTACCGCGCCTGCCCGGCGCGACACTGCCCGCCGCCGTATCGCCGGTTACCGACCTTGCCGCGCTTGCCGATGCACAGGCGCTGATCCTCGCTGTTCCGACCCAGGCGCTGCGACAGGTCTGCACCGCGCTCGCGCAGGCCTTGCCGGATGGCGTCCCGACGATCTCGGCGGCCAAGGGCATCGAGCAGAAGAGCGGCTTGTTCACGACGCAAATCATCGCCGAGCTTTGGCCCGGTGCGGTGCCGGCTATCCTGTCCGGTCCGAGCTTCGCCGCCGATATCGCGCGCGGGTTGCCGACGGCGCTGACACTGGCAGCGCGCGAGGCCGATCTGGCGCAGGATCTGGCTGAGGCGCTGAGTTCCGCGTCCTTTCGCATCTATCACGGCGTCGACATCCGTGGCGTCGAGATCGGCGGAGCGGCGAAGAACGTCCTGGCTATCGCAGCGGGGATCACAATCGGGCTTGGCTATGGCGAGAGCGCCCGTGCCGCGCTGGTGGCGCGCGGCTTTGCCGAACTCAGGCGCTTCGGCGAGGCTTTTGGTGCGCAGCCGGAAACGTTGATGGGGCTTTCGGGACTGGGCGATGTCGTGCTCTCCTGCGCTTCGGCGCAGTCACGCAATTTCGCCTATGGGTTGGCGCTCGGCCAGGGCAAGACACCGGCCGAAGCCGCTGGAGGCAAACTGGCCGAGGGCGCCTTCACGACGTCGGTCCTGGCAGAGATGGCGCAGGCACGCGGCATCGAGACGCCCATCGCCGAGGCCGTTGCGGCCATTATCGCCGAACGCATCGGCGTCCGCGAAGCGGTCACGGGATTGCTGGCGCGACCGGTCCGGGCGGAGAACTGAGTTGGCCCGAAGGCCCCTGCGACGCGCGGTCATGCTGTTGAGCGCAGGTCTCGTGTTTGTCTTGGGGGTGGAGTTCCTGCAGGTCACCCGAACGGTTCCTGAGCTCGCGGCTCCCCATGAACAGGCAACCCGCGTCCTCATCGAGAAGGCTGCACGCCAGCTGACCTTGGAACGGGACGGTCGCGTGCTGGCACGCTATTCGGTGGCGCTGGGTTCGGATCCGGTCGGCGATAAGGCGAAAGAGGGCGACGGCCGGACCCCGGAGGGCGTCTACGACATCGATTTCAAGCACCCGCGCAGCCGCTATCACCTCGCGCTTCGCATCTCCTATCCTGATCGTCTGGATCGCGAGGACGCCAAGCGCGCTGGTGTCGCCCCCGGCGGCGACATCATGATCCACGGCATTCGCAACGGACTTGGCTGGCTGGGCCGGCTGCACCTCAGCCGCGACTGGACGGATGGCTGCATTGCGGTCACCAATGCCGAGATTCGCGGGATCTGGGCGCGCGTTGCGCAAGGGACTCGGGTCGAGATCCGGCCGTAACGCAGTGACGTGGCAGAGGCAGAAATGGCAGGCGACTGGTCGGATCTGAGCAAGCGGGTGGCGCGCGGCGTCGCTGAAGTGAGGAAGACCACCGGCTCGGAGCTGGTTGCCGAGAGCATGCCGGTGGCGCTGGCCGGGCGTGTGCCCGCCGGACCAGTGATCCAGCATCGACGGCGGCGCGGTGACGACACCCACCGCTTCGTGCTGATTCTGCCCTTCGGGGAAGGCGAGGTCAGGGTCGAACTCGGCCCGCAGGACTACGCTGCGCTGACGCGCGAGATGGTGCGTTTCTGGAACGAACAGGGCGAGGCCGCGCTGCGTCCGCCTGCTCCGACGAAAGAGGATGACGTCTGATGGCTCACTGGCTGGTCAAATCCGAACCATCCGTCTGGTCCTGGGACGACCAGGTCAAGGCGGGTGCCAAGGGCACGCATTGGGATGGCGTGAAGAATCATACGGCCAAGCTCAATTTGATGGCGATGAAGCTGGGCGATCAGGTCTTCTTCTACCATTCGAACGAGGGGCTCGAGGTCGTCGGCATCGTCGAGGTCATCAAGGAGCATTATATCGCCAATCCGGGCGAGCCCTGGGTCTATGTCGACTTCAAGGCGGTGAAGCCGCTGCCGAAGCCTGTGACCCTTGCTCAGGTGAAGGCCACGCCGGAACTCGCCAAGATGGCGCTGGTCACGTCCTTCCGCCTGTCGGTGCAACCGGTGACCGATGATGAATGGGCACTGGTCTGCAAGATGGGCGGGCTCTGAGCGCCTCTTGCGGTCGCGGGATTGATGCCATAACTATACCGTCCAGACGGTATAGTTATGGAGGTTGGATTTGCGTGGCAGCAAGAAGGCCGCATTGCTCGAGGCAGCGGGCGCGATCGTCGTCGGCGCGGGCATCGACGCCCTGACCTTCGACCGGCTCGCGACCGAAACCGGCGTGAGCAAGGGCGGTATCCTCTACCATTTCCCCGACAAGGAGCGCCTTCTGATCGCTTTGGTCGAGGGCATCGTCAGCCTTGTCGATCTTGCGATCGCCGAAGCGCTCGAGAGCGCTGCCGAACCAGATGGACCGGGCCGCTGGCTGCGCGCCTATATCCGCATTGCCTTCACTGACGGTGGCGATGTCGACCGGCTGCTCGGGATCCTGCTGGCCGGATTGCCTCCGGAGTCGCCGGCGCTGGCGCCCCTGCTCAGCGCCGATCGTCGCTGGCTCGAAGCAGCCTGTTCGGATGGTCTGCCGCGCGGACTGGCGATCGCCATCCGCCTTGCCGTCGACGGCGCCTTCGTCACCAAGCTCGACCCCGCCGATGCGGCGGCTGCGCGCGCGGCGCTCCTGAAGCTGACCGAGGCCGCGCCATGACGTCTGCGCCAGGCGCGGTGCCGGGGCGTGACCCGGCCATCGATGCGATCAGGGGCATCGCCCTGTTCGGCATCCTCGTCGTCAACCTGCCCTTCTTCGCCATGCCCTTCGGTTTCGGTGGCGATTGGTGGCGCACTGCCTTTCCCGGCGCCCTGGATCGGCTCGCAGTGTTCCTGATCCAGGCCCTGTTCGAGGCGAAGTTCGTTCTGATCTTCTCGTTTCTGTTCGGCTACGGCGCGGCACGGCAGATCGCAACCAACGGCGAGGGGCGCTATCGGCGTCGCCTGCTCGCACTCGGCTTGCTCGGCATCGCCCATGGGCTGCTGCTCTTCGCAGGAGACATCCTGCTCGCCTACGCGCTTCTCGGAATGATCCTGCCGCTCGCGGCCCGCTGGTCGCTGCGGCGCCTGCTCAAGGCGGCTGCCCTGATGTGGCTGCTGGCGATCCTGACCCATGCCCTGCTTGCAATCATCGGCATCATCGAGCCCGGTCCGGCCACCGGTGCGGACGCAGCCGTCGTTGCGGTGCATCGATCCGGCGATTTCCTGGCGATCGCGCGCTATCGGCTGACCGAATGGGCGATCTTCTATGGGCTGGCGCCCTTGATCACCTTGCCGCATGTCGCAGGCATGTTCTTCCTCGGGATGGCCGCATTCCGCCATCTCGGCACCGCCTCGCTGAGCAGCCTCGCTACACCGGGCGCGGCGTTGGCGCGCTTTCTCTGGCTGCCCGCCCTCGTCGGCAATTTCGCCTACGCCGCGGTGGCGATGGCGCCTCCCGGCCCGTCGAAACCGGCCTTTGCCGCAGCCGAGCTCATCCTGCGCGGCGTCTTCCCGCCGCTGATGAGCCTCGTGATGATCGGCGCCGGCCTGAGCTTCTTCAACCGGCCGCTCGGCATGCGCATTGGCCGTATCTTTCAGGCGGATGGCCGGCTGTCCCTTTCGCTCTACATGTCTGAGTCGATCGTCTGCGTGCTGATCTTTCTCGGCTACGGCCTTGGCCTTTACGGGCGCCTCGGGCCCGCGGCCTGCATGGCTGCGGCGGCCGTCATCTATGCGTCTCTGCTGGCGCTGGCGTCGCTATGGTCGCGGACATTCAGCAAGGGGCCGTTCGAGTGGTTCGTCGAGCGCATGGCAGGGCCGCGTCGCTTGCGGCAATGACGGCCAATATCGCCCGATAACCGGCAATCCCGCGCATCGCGGACCTATACGACCCTCGCCAAAAGTCTTTGAAACCAAAGTGCGAGGGCGCGTGGCTTGCCGCGGCTCTTTCGCGCTTTATGATGCGCGCAATTCGAAAGAAGCGGTCGTTATTTGCCGACGAATCCGGCACTCATGCCAGGAGCCGCGACGAAGATGGGCTGATTGCGGTCCAAGTCCGGGGAGAAGTCTTCTATGTCCGACAAGATCTATGACGTGCCGGCCGCCTGGGCCAAAAAGGCCTACCTGAACGACGCCAAATACAAGAAGATGTACGCGGCTTCGATCAAGGACCCCGACAAGTTCTGGGCCGAGCACGGCAAGCGGATCGACTGGTTCAAGCCGTTCAGCAAGGTGCGGAACGTCAGCTACAAGCCGGGCAAGATCTCGATCAAATGGTATGAAGACGGCACCACCAACGTCTCGTACAACTGCGTCGACCGGCATCTGGCGACACGCGCCAAGCAGACGGCCATCATCTGGGAAGGCGACGATCCGTCGGAATCCAAGAAGATCAGCTACGGCCAGCTCTATACCGAGGTCTGCAAGTTCGCGAATGTGCTGAAGGCGCAGGGCGTCAAGAAGGGCGACCGCGTCACGATCTACATGCCGATGATCCCCGAGGCGACCTATGCGATGCTCGCCTGCGCGCGGCTCGGTGCGGTGCACTCGATCGTCTTCGGCGGCTTCTCTCCGGATTCGCTGGCAGGGCGCATCGCCGATGCGACCTCGGACGTGGTGATCACGGCCGATGAAGGCCTGCGCGGCGGGCGCAAGGTGCCGCTCAAGGTCAATGTCGATGCGGCGGCCGAAAAGGCCCCGGTCAAGACCGTGATCGTGGTCAAGCGGACCGGCGGCGATGTCGCGATGCAGGAGGGCCGCGACGTCTGGTATCACGAGGAGGCGGCGAAGGTCTCCGGGCATTGCCCGCCGGTCGAGATGAAGGCGGAAGACCCGCTCTTCATCCTCTACACCTCGGGGTCGACGGGTAAGCCCAAGGGCGTCCTGCACACGACCGCCGGCTATCTCGTCTATGCCTCGATGACGCATCAATACGTCTTCGATTACCATGACGGCGACATCTACTGGTGCACGGCCGATGTCGGCTGGGTCACCGGGCACAGCTATATCGTGTACGGCCCGCTGGCGAATGGCGCGACGACGCTGATGTTCGAGGGCATCCCGACCTATCCGACGATCTCGCGCTTCTGGGAGGTCGTCGACAAGCACAAGGTCAACATCTTCTACACCGCGCCGACTGCCATCCGCTCGCTGATGGGCGCCGGCGAGGAGCCGGTGAAGAAGACCAAGCGCAAGTCGCTGCGCCTGCTCGGCTCGGTCGGCGAGCCGATCAATCCGGAGGCCTGGGAGTGGTATCACCGCGTCGTCGGGGATGATCGCTGCCCGATCGTCGACACCTGGTGGCAGACCGAGACGGGCGGAATCCTGATCACGCCGCTGCCTGGTGCGACCAAGCTCAAGCCCGGCTCGGCGACGCGGCCCTTCTTTGGCGTCAAGCCGGAGATCGTCGATGCCGAAGGCAAGGTTCTGGAGGGGGCGACCGAAGGCAATCTGGTGATTGCCGAGAGCTGGCCCGGCCAGATGCGCACGGTCTACGGCGATCACAAGCGTTTCGAGGAAACCTATTTCGCCACCTATCCGAACAAGTACTTTACCGGTGACGGCTGTCGGCGCGACGCAGACGGCTATTACTGGATCACCGGCCGCGTCGACGACGTGATCAACGTGTCCGGCCACCGCATGGGCACGGCGGAGGTCGAGTCGGCATTGGTGGCGCATCCGAAGGTCTCGGAAGCCGCGGTGGTCGGCTATCCCCATGACATCAAGGGGCAGGGCATCTACGCCTATGTCACCCTGATGCAGGGAGAGGCGTCGAGCGAGGCGCTGCGCAAGGAATTGGTCGCCCATGTGCGCAAGGAGATCGGCCCGATCGCCTCACCCGATCTGATCCAGTTCGCGCCCGGCCTGCCGAAGACGCGGTCCGGCAAGATCATGCGCCGCATCCTGCGCAAGATCGCCGAGGACGAATTCGGCGCGCTAGGCGATACGTCGACGCTGGCCGATCCCGCCGTGGTCGACGATCTGATTTCTAACCGTCAGAACAAGCGCAAGGCGGGCTGAGGCCGGCCAAAGCATCGGTGCGAAATGCGGATAGCGGTTTTCGCACCGATGCAAACACAAGGTCAGATGATCTGATCGCTCCGACATCGTGCCCGGCCTTGTGGCGCGCATGATGTCTGAGGATGCCTTTGCGGGGAGACGGTGATGGTCGGGATTCTGTCCGACCATGGCGGCTCAGTCAGTCTTCCCTGCACTCTTGCGCTTGCTGGTGCCCGGCATCTTCCGTCCGTACAATTCGAGCCTGTGGCGGACGATCTCATAGCCGAGTTCGGCAGCGATCTTGGCCTGTAGTGCCTCGATCTCGGGCGACGAGAACTCGACGACCTGACCGGTCTCGACATCGATCAGATGATCATGGTGATGCTGGTCTGCGTGCTCGTAACGCGAGACGCCGTCCTCGAACGCGTGACGTTCGATCGCGCCTTGAGTCTCGAGCAGCTTCATCGTCCGATAGACCGTCGACAGCGACAGCGTCGGGTCGTGCGCGAAGGCGCGCGTGAAGATGCCCTTGGCGTCGGGATGGTCGTCGGCCTCGGCCAGCACGCGCAGAATCAGCCGGCGCTGCTGCGTCATCCGCAGCCCTGCCCGCCTGAGCTCCTCCTCGAAGAGGGCTACCCGTTTGTCGATTCCCTTCATGCCATCGGGATAGCATGTTGAGACGCATTCGCAAAAATCGAGGCTTATCGCAAATCGTTCGCAATTGCGTTGACAGATGCAAGTGATTTGCATTAGCGTAAATGGATCGAGCCTGTAGCAGGAGAGATCATGCCTTCGCGTCGACGCTTCACGATTCTGGCCGCCGCCATCGCCTTCGCGGCCGGTTTTGCAGCAACGAGCCAGGTGGTGCTGGCTCAAGGTGGGCAGGCCAAGCCGCTGCGCGTCGTCACGACCTTCACGGTGATCCAGGACATCGCGCAGAACGTCGCTGGCACTGCAGCGATCGTGGAATCGATCACCAAGCCCGGCGCCGAGATCCATGACTACCAGCCGACGCCGCTCGACGTGGTGAAGGCGCAATCGGCCGATCTCGTGCTCTGGAACGGCTTGAATCTCGAGCGCTGGTTCGAGCGCTTCTTCGAGAACGTCAAGGACGTGAAGAGCGCGGTCGTGACCGAAGGCATCGTGCCGATGGGCATCAAGGAGGGGCCCTATGAGGGCAAGCCAAACCCGCATGCCTGGATGTCGACGGCGAGCGCGCTGATCTATGTCGAGAACATTCGAAAGGCGCTGGCGGCCGCCGACCCTGCGAATGCCGAGACCTATTCCAGGAACGCGAAATCCTATTCCGAGCAGATCAAGGCGATCGACGCGCCGTTGCGAGCCCGGCTCGACAAGGTGCCGGAAGGCCGCCGCTGGCTCGTTTCCAGCGAAGGCGCCTTCAGCTATCTCACGCGCGATTTCGGCTGGCGGGAGGCCTATCTCTGGCCGATCAATGCCGATGAACAGGGCACACCGCAGCAGGTGCGGCGCCTGATCGATCTCGTGCGCAAGAACAAGATTCCCGCTGTCTTCAGCGAGAGCACGATTTCCGACAAGGCTGCCAGACAGGTCGCCCGCGAAACCGGAGCGGCCTATGGCGGCGTCCTCTATGTCGACTCGCTTTCTGCCGAGAACGGGCCGGTACCGACCTATCTGAAGCTGCTGGAAGTCACCGTCGACACGATCGCGAAGGGGTTCGGGCAGTGAACATTCATGTGACTGGCCGACCGGGCGCGCTCGCTCTGGCACCCTCGATCACGGTCGAGGGTGTGACGGTGCGCTACAGCAATGGCGTGACAGCGGTGAACGATGCCTCCTTTGCCCTCGGCGCGGGAACGATCTGCGCGCTGGTCGGCATCAATGGCTCGGGCAAGTCGACCCTGTTCAAGACGCTCATGGGTTTTCTTAAGCCGGCTCAGGGGCGCGTCGCGATCGCGGGACTGGAGGTGCGGCAGGCGCTGAAGCGCGGGCTCGTCGCCTATGTGCCGCAGTCCGAGGAGGTCGACTGGAGCTTTCCGGTTCTCGTCGACGATGTCGTGATGATGGGACGCTACGGCCATATGGGCCTGATGCGCATGGCCCGACGCGCCGACAAGGAGGCGGTCGAGGAGGCGCTCGCGCGCGTCAATATGCTGGATTTCCGACGCCGCCAGATCGGCGAGCTCAGCGGTGGCCAGCGCAAGCGCGTCTTTCTCGCGCGGGCGTTGGCGCAGGGCGGGCAGGTCATCCTGCTCGACGAGCCTTTCACCGGTGTCGACGTCAAGAGCGAGGATGCGATCGTCGGTCTGATGCGGGAATTGCGCTCCGAAGGCCGGCTGATGCTGGTTTCGACCCATAATCTCGGATCAATCCCGGACTTCTGCGACCAGGTCGTGATCTTCAACAAGACCGTGCTGGCGGCCGGCCCGACCGCGTCCACCTTCACGGAGGCCAATCTGCAACGGGCCTTCGGCGGCGTGCTCCGGCATTTCCGGCTAGGGGGCGCGCAACTCCACGACGATGCCGACGAGCGGCGCGTCACCGTCCTGACCGACGACGAACGCCCGCTCGTGCTCTATGGCGAGCGCGATCACGAGGTGGTTATCGACGCCAGCAGGGATGTGGTCCGGTGATCGACCTCCTGCTCGAACCCTTTGCCTACCAGTACATGGTCAAGGCCATCTGGGTCTCGGCGCTGGTCGGCGGCGTCTGCGCCTTCCTGTCCTGCTATCTGATGCTCAAGGGCTGGTCGCTGATGGGCGATGCTCTGGCGCATGCGATCGTGCCGGGCGTCGCGCTCGCCTATCTGCTGAAGCTGCCCTATGCCGCAGGTGCCTTCCTCTCCGGCCTGCTGGCGGCGCTCGCCATGTCCCTGGTCCGGGTGCGCACGCAATTGCGGGAGGATGCGGTGATCGGCATCGTCTTCACCACGTTCTTTGCTGTCGGGCTGCTGATCGTCTCGATCAACCCGACTTCGGTGAACGTCCAATCGATCGTGCTCGGCAACATCCTGGGTATCTCGGACGAGGATGTCGTCCAGGTCGCGATCATCGCCTTCGTCTCTCTGGTGATCCTGATTGCGCGCTGGAAGGACCTGATGCTGGTCTTCTTCGACGAGAACCAGGCTCGCAGCGTCGGGCTCTCGCCGACGCGGCTGAAGATCCTCTTCTTCGTGCTGCTCAGCGCCTGCACGGTTGCAGCCCTCCAGACGGTCGGAGCCTGCCTCGTGATCGCCATGGTGGTGACGCCCGGTGCCACCGCCTACCTGCTGACAGACCGCTTCGGCCGCCTGATCATCATCGCGGTTGCGATGGGTGTCACGACCAGCGCGATCGGCGCCTATGCCAGCTACTTTCTCGACGGTTCGACCGGCGGGCTGATCGTCGTCTTCCAGACCGTATTGTTCCTGCTCGCCTTCATCTTCGCGCCGAAGCACGGCCGTCTTGCGGCGCGTCGGGCGGCCCGGACCCTTCCGGAGCAAGCCGCATGAGCCTGATCGAAACCTGGTTCCTTTCGCCGTTCGCGCATGAGTTCATGCAGCGGGGGCTGATCGTCGCGGTGCTGGTCGGCCTCGTCTGCGCGGTGCTTTCCTGCTTCCTCGTGCTCAAGGGCTGGTCGCTGATGGGGGATGCGGTCTCGCATGCGGTGCTGCCCGGCATCGTGCTCGCCCATATCCTGAGCTTG includes:
- a CDS encoding Fur family transcriptional regulator, which produces MKGIDKRVALFEEELRRAGLRMTQQRRLILRVLAEADDHPDAKGIFTRAFAHDPTLSLSTVYRTMKLLETQGAIERHAFEDGVSRYEHADQHHHDHLIDVETGQVVEFSSPEIEALQAKIAAELGYEIVRHRLELYGRKMPGTSKRKSAGKTD
- the hemC gene encoding hydroxymethylbilane synthase — translated: MNEIPASVRGRQVGRFVIGTRGSPLALAQANEFARRLAEAHGWAQEELPLEIIVTTGDSIRDRPLSGAGGKGLFTKEIDQAQIESRIDYAVHSAKDLPTKLPDGLTIAGYLPREDVRDALIARGISRVADLPQGAVVGSASLRRQAMLRRIRPDLEIVLLRGNVARRLEKVASGEIDATLLAIAGLKRLGLADKASGILSIEESLPAVGQGAIAVAVRVGDTASAEAVQPILCRDTGIALAAERAFLTELDGSCRTPIAGHATVEGDRFHLRGLLLSPDGTAVAEDSCSGPVGEAAERGAELGRALRARAPAGIYS
- a CDS encoding DUF418 domain-containing protein — translated: MTSAPGAVPGRDPAIDAIRGIALFGILVVNLPFFAMPFGFGGDWWRTAFPGALDRLAVFLIQALFEAKFVLIFSFLFGYGAARQIATNGEGRYRRRLLALGLLGIAHGLLLFAGDILLAYALLGMILPLAARWSLRRLLKAAALMWLLAILTHALLAIIGIIEPGPATGADAAVVAVHRSGDFLAIARYRLTEWAIFYGLAPLITLPHVAGMFFLGMAAFRHLGTASLSSLATPGAALARFLWLPALVGNFAYAAVAMAPPGPSKPAFAAAELILRGVFPPLMSLVMIGAGLSFFNRPLGMRIGRIFQADGRLSLSLYMSESIVCVLIFLGYGLGLYGRLGPAACMAAAAVIYASLLALASLWSRTFSKGPFEWFVERMAGPRRLRQ
- the acs gene encoding acetate--CoA ligase, which translates into the protein MSDKIYDVPAAWAKKAYLNDAKYKKMYAASIKDPDKFWAEHGKRIDWFKPFSKVRNVSYKPGKISIKWYEDGTTNVSYNCVDRHLATRAKQTAIIWEGDDPSESKKISYGQLYTEVCKFANVLKAQGVKKGDRVTIYMPMIPEATYAMLACARLGAVHSIVFGGFSPDSLAGRIADATSDVVITADEGLRGGRKVPLKVNVDAAAEKAPVKTVIVVKRTGGDVAMQEGRDVWYHEEAAKVSGHCPPVEMKAEDPLFILYTSGSTGKPKGVLHTTAGYLVYASMTHQYVFDYHDGDIYWCTADVGWVTGHSYIVYGPLANGATTLMFEGIPTYPTISRFWEVVDKHKVNIFYTAPTAIRSLMGAGEEPVKKTKRKSLRLLGSVGEPINPEAWEWYHRVVGDDRCPIVDTWWQTETGGILITPLPGATKLKPGSATRPFFGVKPEIVDAEGKVLEGATEGNLVIAESWPGQMRTVYGDHKRFEETYFATYPNKYFTGDGCRRDADGYYWITGRVDDVINVSGHRMGTAEVESALVAHPKVSEAAVVGYPHDIKGQGIYAYVTLMQGEASSEALRKELVAHVRKEIGPIASPDLIQFAPGLPKTRSGKIMRRILRKIAEDEFGALGDTSTLADPAVVDDLISNRQNKRKAG
- a CDS encoding metal ABC transporter substrate-binding protein, whose protein sequence is MPSRRRFTILAAAIAFAAGFAATSQVVLAQGGQAKPLRVVTTFTVIQDIAQNVAGTAAIVESITKPGAEIHDYQPTPLDVVKAQSADLVLWNGLNLERWFERFFENVKDVKSAVVTEGIVPMGIKEGPYEGKPNPHAWMSTASALIYVENIRKALAAADPANAETYSRNAKSYSEQIKAIDAPLRARLDKVPEGRRWLVSSEGAFSYLTRDFGWREAYLWPINADEQGTPQQVRRLIDLVRKNKIPAVFSESTISDKAARQVARETGAAYGGVLYVDSLSAENGPVPTYLKLLEVTVDTIAKGFGQ
- a CDS encoding EVE domain-containing protein, with product MAHWLVKSEPSVWSWDDQVKAGAKGTHWDGVKNHTAKLNLMAMKLGDQVFFYHSNEGLEVVGIVEVIKEHYIANPGEPWVYVDFKAVKPLPKPVTLAQVKATPELAKMALVTSFRLSVQPVTDDEWALVCKMGGL
- the tsaD gene encoding tRNA (adenosine(37)-N6)-threonylcarbamoyltransferase complex transferase subunit TsaD codes for the protein MRVLGIETTCDETAAAIVGVDRAGEAKILSNEILSQIAAHAAYGGVVPEIAARAHVEAIDRIVARAFANAGLKPSEIDAVAAAAGPGLVGGVMVGLTTAKAIALVTGRPFIAVNHLEAHALTARLTDDVAFPYLLLLVSGGHTQLLAVRGVGDYLRLGGTIDDAVGEAFDKIAKMLGLAYPGGPSVEREAEKGDPERFEFPRPMAGRPNPDFSLSGLKTAVRLVAERIAPLSDRDVADLCASFQAAVVDVLVDRTRAGLRACRGAGIMPTALVVAGGVAANQPIRRGLTRFATEAGLPMVAPPVALCGDNGAMIAWAGLERLRLGLVDDMSAVARPRWPLDELKAKA
- a CDS encoding L,D-transpeptidase family protein — encoded protein: MARRPLRRAVMLLSAGLVFVLGVEFLQVTRTVPELAAPHEQATRVLIEKAARQLTLERDGRVLARYSVALGSDPVGDKAKEGDGRTPEGVYDIDFKHPRSRYHLALRISYPDRLDREDAKRAGVAPGGDIMIHGIRNGLGWLGRLHLSRDWTDGCIAVTNAEIRGIWARVAQGTRVEIRP
- a CDS encoding NAD(P)H-dependent glycerol-3-phosphate dehydrogenase, encoding MSKAFQTIGVVGGGSFGAALALAAARAGRNVLLWARDPDAIAAMRERREVPRLPGATLPAAVSPVTDLAALADAQALILAVPTQALRQVCTALAQALPDGVPTISAAKGIEQKSGLFTTQIIAELWPGAVPAILSGPSFAADIARGLPTALTLAAREADLAQDLAEALSSASFRIYHGVDIRGVEIGGAAKNVLAIAAGITIGLGYGESARAALVARGFAELRRFGEAFGAQPETLMGLSGLGDVVLSCASAQSRNFAYGLALGQGKTPAEAAGGKLAEGAFTTSVLAEMAQARGIETPIAEAVAAIIAERIGVREAVTGLLARPVRAEN
- a CDS encoding TetR/AcrR family transcriptional regulator, coding for MRGSKKAALLEAAGAIVVGAGIDALTFDRLATETGVSKGGILYHFPDKERLLIALVEGIVSLVDLAIAEALESAAEPDGPGRWLRAYIRIAFTDGGDVDRLLGILLAGLPPESPALAPLLSADRRWLEAACSDGLPRGLAIAIRLAVDGAFVTKLDPADAAAARAALLKLTEAAP